A stretch of the Schistocerca serialis cubense isolate TAMUIC-IGC-003099 chromosome 2, iqSchSeri2.2, whole genome shotgun sequence genome encodes the following:
- the LOC126456236 gene encoding cilia- and flagella-associated protein 251-like, whose amino-acid sequence MAIWGKVESTGKEQGKEEGKEEGKEEGKEEGKEEGKEEGKEEGKEEGKEEGKEEGKEEGKEEGKEEGKEEGKEEGKEEGKEEGKEEGKEEGKEEGKEEGKEEGKEEGKEEGKEEGKEEGKEEGKEEGKEEGKEEGKEEGKEEGKEEGKEEGKEEGKEEGKEEGKEEGKEEGKEEGKEEGKEEGKEEGKEEGKEEGKEEGKEEGKEEGKEEGKRNSENF is encoded by the exons ATGGCTATCTGGGGCAAGGTGGAAAG TACTGGAAAGGAGcaagggaaggaagaagggaaggaagaagggaaggaagaagggaaggaagaagggaaggaagaagggaaggaagaagggaaggaagaagggaaggaagaagggaaggaagaagggaaggaagaagggaaggaagaagggaaggaagaagggaaggaagaagggaaggaagaagggaaggaagaagggaaggaagaagggaaggaagaagggaaggaagaagggaaggaagaagggaaggaagaagggaaggaagaagggaaggaagaagggaaggaagaagggaaggaagaagggaaggaagaagggaaggaagaagggaaggaagaagggaaggaagaagggaaggaagaagggaaggaagaagggaaggaagaagggaaggaagaagggaaggaagaagggaaggaagaagggaaggaagaagggaaggaagaagggaaggaagaagggaaggaagaagggaaggaagaagggaaggaagaagggaaggaagaagggaaggaagaagggaaggaagaagggaaggaagaagggaaggaagaagggaaggaagaagggaaggaagaagggaaggaagaagggaaggaagaagggaagaGAAACTCAGAAAATTTTTAG